Proteins from a single region of Chromobacterium sp. ATCC 53434:
- a CDS encoding DeoR/GlpR family DNA-binding transcription regulator translates to MTKRNTQQRRHAIAALVQERGEVSVDELTQRFATSEVTIRKDLALLETGGLLLRRYGGAVSLPSEMVAEPDLAQVSKRKQAIARAAAERIRDHNRVIIDSGTTTSAMIPLLGNKRGLVVMTNSLNVAGQLRELENEPILLMTGGTWDPHSESFQGQVAEQVLRSYDFDQLFIGADGIDLARGTTTFNELVGLSRVMAEVAREVIVMVESDKIGRRIPNLELPWERVHTLVTDEALSPEAADQIQQKGVTLICAPLIQDSARRK, encoded by the coding sequence ATGACGAAACGAAACACTCAGCAGCGCCGCCATGCGATTGCCGCGCTGGTGCAGGAGAGGGGCGAGGTTAGCGTCGACGAGCTGACCCAGCGTTTCGCCACCTCGGAAGTGACGATACGCAAGGACCTGGCGCTGCTGGAAACCGGCGGCCTGCTGCTGCGCCGTTACGGCGGCGCGGTGTCGCTGCCCAGCGAGATGGTGGCGGAGCCGGACCTTGCCCAGGTTTCGAAGCGGAAGCAGGCGATCGCCCGCGCGGCGGCCGAGCGCATCCGCGACCACAACCGCGTGATCATAGACAGCGGCACCACCACCAGCGCGATGATCCCGCTGCTCGGCAACAAGCGCGGCCTGGTGGTGATGACCAACTCGCTGAATGTGGCCGGGCAGCTGCGCGAACTGGAGAACGAACCTATCCTGCTGATGACCGGCGGCACCTGGGACCCGCATTCGGAGTCCTTCCAGGGCCAGGTGGCCGAGCAGGTGCTGCGTTCCTACGATTTCGACCAGCTGTTCATCGGCGCCGACGGCATAGATCTGGCCCGCGGCACGACCACCTTCAACGAGCTGGTGGGCCTGTCCCGCGTGATGGCGGAGGTGGCGCGCGAGGTGATCGTGATGGTGGAGTCCGACAAGATAGGCCGCCGCATCCCCAATCTCGAGTTGCCGTGGGAGCGGGTGCATACGCTGGTGACCGACGAGGCCTTGAGCCCGGAGGCCGCCGACCAGATTCAACAGAAGGGCGTGACGCTGATTTGCGCGCCCCTGATTCAAGACAGTGCAAGGAGAAAGTAA